The stretch of DNA GCCCGAGCTGGTCCCAGAGGGCCGGCTGTGCGAGATCCCGGCTCGTGTACATCTCGTGGCTGTATTCCGAAGACAGGTTCTGGAACCCGTATATTCCGTGTTTGTCCGGCCAGACGCCAGTCGCGATCGACGGCCACGCAAGCGGCGTCGTCGGGGGGCGAGTGCTGTCGAGCGTTCCGGATGCGCCCTCCTCACGCATCCGGGCGATGTTCGGGAGTTCACCCTCGTCGCTCCATTGCTCGATGAGTCTCCACGGCACGCCGTCGAGTCCGAGCACGAACGCTCGCTCGGAGGGAGTCGTAGATCCGCTCATGATTGTGGTATGAGACGTCCGAGACGCCTGCTGTCCCGTTGGATGGCCGATGATCGCTTTGTTATAGAGAGGTTTCAGGCGACGTTCGGTCCTCGACAGCGCTGTTCGGTTCCGTTACTGCGCCGCTCGGCGCTCGTCTCTCTCCCGCCGCTTCGCGTCCGTCTCGTGCCCCTGACGGGACTCGACCACGGGTTCTACAGGGCGTCCATAACAAAGCCACTCAAACGCGACCGTCCGGATATGAAACGCGTTCAATCGTGGTGGGATCCGTGGGCAGCGTCGTAATTTCCCTCGACGCCGAGCTCGGCTGGGGCTTTCACGACCTCGCCGAGCCGCCGACGGAACGCGTCGAGGCCGGCCGCCGCGGCTGGTCGGTCATGGTCGAACTGTTCGAGGAATTCGACGTGCCGGCGACGTGGGCCGTGGTGGGGCATCTCATGCTCGAGTCCTGTGACGAAACCCACGCCGACCATCCGGCACCGGCGGGCTGGTTCGAACGCGAGCGGACCGACTGGGCCGCCCGCGACGACCTCCGGTTCGGTCCCGACCTCGTCGCCGATATCCTCGAGTCCGACGTCGACCACGAGTTCGCGAGCCACTCCTTTTCGCACGTGTTGTTCGGCCGCCCGGAGACGGACCGCGAACTCGCCGACGCCGAACTCGAGCGCAGTCGCGAACTCGCGGCCGAGTGGAACCAGTCGATCGACTCGTTCGTCTACCCGCGCAACGACATCGGGCACCGCGACGTGCTGGCCGACCACGGAATCGCGGCCTATCGGGGGGGCTCACCGACCCGAGACGGCGTCCGCGGCGTCTTCGACTCGACGATCCGCGATCGGTCGATGCTGGTCGACCCGGCCGTCGACGAACACGGCCTGGTCAACGTTCCGGCCTCGATGTTCCTCTTCGGGTTCGAGGGGCCGGCACGGACGGTCGCAGAGTCGATCTGGGAGGACCCGATGGTCGCCCTGGCCCGCCGCGGGATCGACGAGGCCGCGCACACGGACGGGCTCTTCCACATGTGGCTCCATCCCAACAACCTGACACACGAGCGGGACGACCGGCGGATGCGCGCGATCCTCTCGCACCTCGATAGCCAGCGATCCGCGACCGATCTCACCGTCGAGACGATGGCCGACGTCGCCCGCAGAGTCGCGGGACCTCTGTGCGTTGACGAACGGGCGACCGCGGGCTGGAGCGACGACTGAAGGTAGCCGCTACTCGCCCGCCAGCGCGGGTACGACGACGATAACAAAGCCCGCTGCCGGTCCGTTCTCGGACAGATGGCACCAACGCTTCTGAATCGATTGACCGACTCGAGTGCACTGTCCCTCGGGGTGCTCGGCGTCGGAAACATCGGCATGGTACACCTGAAATCGGCGGTCGCGATGCCCGGCGTCGAGGTAGCGGCGGCCGCCGACGCCGTTCCCGAGAACCGCGACCGCGCCGAACGAGTCGGCGCGTCCCGTACCTACGACGACTACGCGGCGCTGCTCGAGTCCGAGGAGCTGGACGCGGCGGTCGTCGCGCTCCCGCCGTTCCTCCACGCGGACGCCGTCGAGCGCGCCGCCGAGGTCGGCGTCAACGTCTTCGTCGAGAAACCGCTCGCCCGCTCGACCGCGGAGGCCGACGAACTGCTCGCGGCCGCCCGCGAGGCGGGGATCGCCGTCGGCGTCGACCACACGTTGCGCTACCAGCCCGACATGGCCGGTGTCAAGGAGGCCTACGACGAGGGCAGCGTCGGCCACGTCCCCTACGCCTCGATCACGCGGCTCAACGACGGCCCGCTCGGCCGGCCGCCGGCCGACGACGCGCCGCCGTCGTGGCCGCTGGACGCCGACGCGACCGGCGGCGGCTCCCTGCTCGAGCTGGGCGTCCACTGCTTCGACGTCCTCGAGTGGCTGTTCGGCGAGCTCGAGGTCCGGGACGCGTCGATGGGGCGGACCCTCGAGATCGACGTCGAGGACGCCGCGACCGTCCTCATGGACGCGCCGGAGACGGGAACGACGATCACGCTCCACTGCGGCTCCTACCAGTGGGAGCAGCTCCCGGAAGTCAACACCCGGCTGCGCCTCGAGGGCGTGACGGGGACGATCAGCAACCAGGACCACTTACCGGGGAACTTCTACGCGGGCGCGGCCACGTCGGCCCTCTCGAACGTCGCCAGTCGCCTCACGAGCGACGAGCCGGACGTCTTCGGCCCGACCTTCTACCTGCAGGCGCACTACGACGCGCTGGCGGACTTCTGTGACGCCGTCCGCGAGGGCGAGCGGCCGCCGGTCGACGGGACCGACGGTCGTCGCACGCTGGCCCTCGCCGAACGGGCCTACGACCTGGCCGCCGAGGCGGACGACGACGAGATCGACGGCCTCGAGACCCCGGAGGTGACCCTATGAGCGCGGCCCCGGTCCGGGCCGTCGGCGTCGACGCCGGCGACCGCCGCGGCGGCTGGGTCCCCGATATCGACGCCCGAATGGCCGCCCTCGAGTCCCCCGTTCGCGACGTCGTCGAGTCCGTGCGCGAGCCGCTCGCGGACGCCGATCGAATCACGCTCGTTCCGGACGCCCAGTACCCGTTCCACCCCTCGTCGGGGATGATCGCCGACCCCGCCGTCGTCGGCTCGCTCGTCGCTCGCCTCGAGCGCCGGACGGACGCCGCCGTGGCGGTCGCCGGACTGACCGACGATCGCATCGCTTTCGAGCGGACCGCCGAGTATCTGGGATACGCGGGCCTGCTCGAGCGGTTCGACGCGGAACTCGTCGATCTGGCGACCGAACCCTGGACGAACGACAGCTGCGAGGTCGACGGGAGTCCGGTCGCGGTGTCGGTACCGAACCGGCTCGCCGACGGGGCGGTCGTCGTCGTCCCGTCGCTGCGGCCGACCGAGGACGGGCCGGTCGCGGGCGCGATGCGAACGCTCGCGTCGGTCGTCGACTGCGACGACGCGCCCGAGCGCGTTCCGGTCGCGGCGACGCGCGTCGTCGACCCCGCGGCCGCCGTTCTGGACGCGACGACCGCCTACGGCGGGAAGCCCGCCGCCGGGAACGCGCTGTTCGCGGGGCCGGTTCCGGCCGTCGACGCCGTCGCCACGTCACTCCTCGGCCGATCGATCGAGACCGACGGCGCGCTCGAGATCGCCCGCGGGGACGAGGGACCGGTCACCGTCGAGGGGCGTGGCGTGGACTTCGACGGCCTTCGTGACCGCATTCCCGACGGCGAGTTGCCGTCGGCGGACGAGACCCATCCCGCCGTCTCGACGGCGTACCGCGTCTACGCTGCGATCGCCGGCGACGCCGTTCCGCCCCAGCTCGAGGGTGGTCGATGACCGCGACGACCGACTCCCCCACCGCGGCGGTCACCGGCGCGACCGGCTTCCTCGGCTCGCGGCTCTGTGACCGCCTGCTCGAGGAAGGATGGACCGTCCGCGGACTCAGCCGCCCGACTTCGGAGCGCGGCGATCTCGACGACGTCGAGTGGTACGTCGGCGACATCCTCGACGAGGAGACGCTGCGAGAACTCGTGGACGGAGCAGACGCCGTCTTCCACCTCGCGGGGATCGGCCTCTGGAGCGCCGGCCCCGGGACCGTCTGGGAAGTCAACCGCGACGGGACCGAGCACCTGCTCGAGGCCTGCCGCGACGGCGACGTGGGACGGGTGGTGTTCACCAGTACCTCCGGGACGCGCCGTCCGCAGGGAGACGACGACTTCGCGGACGAGACGGACGTGGCCGAACCGATCGGTGCCTATCAGGCCTCGAAAGCCGAGGCCGAGCAGTTGGTCGATCGGTACGCCGACGCGGACGGGGACGCCGTCACCGTCCACCCGACGTCGATCTTCGGCCCCGGCGACGAGGCGTTCACCGCCCAGTTGCTCTCGATGGGCGTCGAACGAACGATGCCCGCACACCTCCCCGGCGGCCTGAGCATCGTCGGCGTTTCGGACGTCGTCGACGGCCTCCTCGCGGCGTACGACCGCGGCACGACCGGCGAGCACTACATCCTCGGCGGCGAGAACCTCACCTACGACCGGGCGGTCTCCCGGATCGCGGACGCGGCCGACGGCTCGCCAGCCCGGATTCGCGTTCCCGCGGCCGCCATCCACGCCGCCGGCCCGGTCGCCGAGGTCGTCGACGCCGTCGCCGATCGGCGGATGTTTCCCTTCGACCGAGAGATGGCCCGGCTCGCGACCCAGCGGCTGTTCTACACCTCGCGGAAAGCCAACGAGGAGTTAGGGTACGAGTACCGGCCGCTCGAGGCCCACGTGCCCGAAGCGATGGAGTGGTACCGGGCGGAAGTCCGGTAGGCCAGTGAGACTCCCTCACCACCCGATCGAGTGCGAGCTAGCTGAAGCCGACTCCAACCGCTGCTCGACCGCACGGTTCGCCGATCCTTCCGAACGCTCCCGCTCGGTGGGCGATATCTGCTCGTCGAACTGGAAGCCGGCAGCGGGCTCGTGCTCGTACCGGACCGTTTTACTCGAGCCCGGC from Natrinema salaciae encodes:
- a CDS encoding DUF362 domain-containing protein; translation: MSAAPVRAVGVDAGDRRGGWVPDIDARMAALESPVRDVVESVREPLADADRITLVPDAQYPFHPSSGMIADPAVVGSLVARLERRTDAAVAVAGLTDDRIAFERTAEYLGYAGLLERFDAELVDLATEPWTNDSCEVDGSPVAVSVPNRLADGAVVVVPSLRPTEDGPVAGAMRTLASVVDCDDAPERVPVAATRVVDPAAAVLDATTAYGGKPAAGNALFAGPVPAVDAVATSLLGRSIETDGALEIARGDEGPVTVEGRGVDFDGLRDRIPDGELPSADETHPAVSTAYRVYAAIAGDAVPPQLEGGR
- a CDS encoding polysaccharide deacetylase family protein, producing the protein MGSVVISLDAELGWGFHDLAEPPTERVEAGRRGWSVMVELFEEFDVPATWAVVGHLMLESCDETHADHPAPAGWFERERTDWAARDDLRFGPDLVADILESDVDHEFASHSFSHVLFGRPETDRELADAELERSRELAAEWNQSIDSFVYPRNDIGHRDVLADHGIAAYRGGSPTRDGVRGVFDSTIRDRSMLVDPAVDEHGLVNVPASMFLFGFEGPARTVAESIWEDPMVALARRGIDEAAHTDGLFHMWLHPNNLTHERDDRRMRAILSHLDSQRSATDLTVETMADVARRVAGPLCVDERATAGWSDD
- a CDS encoding NAD-dependent epimerase/dehydratase family protein, with product MTATTDSPTAAVTGATGFLGSRLCDRLLEEGWTVRGLSRPTSERGDLDDVEWYVGDILDEETLRELVDGADAVFHLAGIGLWSAGPGTVWEVNRDGTEHLLEACRDGDVGRVVFTSTSGTRRPQGDDDFADETDVAEPIGAYQASKAEAEQLVDRYADADGDAVTVHPTSIFGPGDEAFTAQLLSMGVERTMPAHLPGGLSIVGVSDVVDGLLAAYDRGTTGEHYILGGENLTYDRAVSRIADAADGSPARIRVPAAAIHAAGPVAEVVDAVADRRMFPFDREMARLATQRLFYTSRKANEELGYEYRPLEAHVPEAMEWYRAEVR
- a CDS encoding Gfo/Idh/MocA family protein; translated protein: MAPTLLNRLTDSSALSLGVLGVGNIGMVHLKSAVAMPGVEVAAAADAVPENRDRAERVGASRTYDDYAALLESEELDAAVVALPPFLHADAVERAAEVGVNVFVEKPLARSTAEADELLAAAREAGIAVGVDHTLRYQPDMAGVKEAYDEGSVGHVPYASITRLNDGPLGRPPADDAPPSWPLDADATGGGSLLELGVHCFDVLEWLFGELEVRDASMGRTLEIDVEDAATVLMDAPETGTTITLHCGSYQWEQLPEVNTRLRLEGVTGTISNQDHLPGNFYAGAATSALSNVASRLTSDEPDVFGPTFYLQAHYDALADFCDAVREGERPPVDGTDGRRTLALAERAYDLAAEADDDEIDGLETPEVTL